The window TGTCGGGCTCGCGGTTCTTCTTCCTCAAGGGCGTCGGCGCCCGGCTGCAGCTCGGCCTGCTCAACATGGCCATGCAGCACGCGATCGCGCACGGCTTCGTCCCGATGATCACCCCGGTGCTGGTCAAGCCCGAGACCATGCAGGGCACGGGCTTCCACGTGGCCCACGACAAGGAGATCTACCGCCTGCCGGAGGACGACCTCTACCTGGTGGGCACCTCCGAGGTGTCGCTGGCCGGCTACCACGCCCAGGAGATCCTGGCCGGCGACCAGCTCCCGCTGCGCTACGCCGGCTGGTCGTCCTGCTTCCGCCGCGAGGCGGGCTCCTACGGCAAGGACACCCGGGGCATCATCCGCGTCCACCAGTTCGACAAGGTGGAGATGTTCTCCTACTGCCGCCCCGAGGAGGCGCACGAGGAGCACCAGCGGCTGCTCGGCTGGGAGAAGGAGATGCTGGCCGCCATCGAGGTGCCCTACCGGATCATCGACACGGCCGCGGGCGACCTCGGCATGTCGGCCGCCCGCAAGTTCGACTGCGAGGCGTGGATCCCCACCCAGGGCCGCTACCGCGAGCTGACCTCGACCTCCAACTGCACGGAGTTCCAGGCGCGCCGGCTCGGCGTCCGCTACCGCGACAAGGACGGCAAGCCGCAGCACCTGGCAACGCTCAACGGCACCCTGGCCACCACCCGCTGGATCGTCGCCATCCTGGAAAACCACCAGCAGGCCGACGGCTCGGTCGTGGTGCCCCAGGCGCTGCGCCCCTACGTGGGCCTCGACGTGCTGGAGCCCGCCAAGTAGTCCTCGGGGCCGGGCGCGGCCGCCTGGCGGCGGACGAGCGCGACGACCGCCGCCGGCACCGTCACGGCCAGGCAGGCCGCCATCGCCACGGCGATGCCGTAGGAGTCCGGGGTGCCCCGCGCCCAGCCGTGGAAGGGCGCGTACACAGCGGCGAAGGCGAGCGGCGCGCCCGCCAGGCCGACGAGCAACGCCCGCCCCCGTGCGCGCCCGGCGGCGGCGAGGGAGAGGCACACGACGACGCCCAGGAGCGTCGCGGCGGCGCCGAGTGCCAGCGCCACCGGTCGCACCTCGCCGAGATGGTGGTCGGCGAATCCGCGCAGGGTGGTGTAGTACAGCCCGCCGCAGGCCAGCAGCGCGAAGGCCATGTACGGCGGGTGCAGCCGCCGCATGCCCGATCCGAGTGCGCCCAGCAGCACGGCGAGGGCGAAGACGTAGGCCACCTCCCGCTCGCCCTCCACGGGATCGGCGGACCAGGGAGCCGCGAACTCCGGCCAGCCCACGTGGCGCCAGTCGCCGGAGACGTCGCGGACCGTGAGGCCGGCGGCGTCGCTCGCCACCACCACGACGTGCCCGCCCGGCCGGGGCTGCACGGCCAGCCCTCGTGACCGCGCCGCCGTCATGTCCGTGGTCGGGTGCGTCCTGGCCAGGACGTCGATCCGGCCCTGGGACAGCTCCCACGAGGCGTGCCAGGTGGTGCCGCCGTCGTCGGACTGCTCGACGGCCACCCGTCCGGGGACGACGCGGTAGCACCGCCGCGCCTGGTACGGCACGCACGCGGCGCTCGGCGCCCCGACGGGGCCGGTTCCGTCCGGCGCGGCCACGGTCTCCTCCGACCAGGTGCGCCCGCCGTCCGTGGACACGAGACCCTGGACCGGGCCGTCGGGCGCCAGGTAGCCGGCGACCACCACGACGCGCTGGCCCTCGACGCGCACGGCGAGAACCGGGGGCGGAGGGTAGTAGACCCCCGAGGCCGTCACGGCGACCACGGCCAGCGCCACGCCCGCCACCGCTCGCCACCGTCCTGCCCCAGGACCCCACCGTTCCGTGGCCACCGGCCCCCCTCCCGCTGCGGGACGCGGCCGTGGGGCGGGGGTGAGGGTGCGGCGGCGTACCCACCAGGCGAGGGCGAGCGCGGGGAGCGCCACGAGATCCGTGGGATCGGCCAGGACGCGCGACGGACCGGCTGCGAGGGTCCAGAGGTGGGAGGCCGCCTGTGCGCCCGTCTCCGTGGTCTTGACGAGCGTGAAGAGCGCCCCGGTCGCCAGCATGACGGCCAGGTCGGCGCGTCTGGCGAGGAGCAGGGCCGCGAGCGGCGGGGCGACGACGAGCCCCGCGACGTCACTCAGCTTGCCGGTGACGAACCCGGGATGGGCCTGCTTGAGCAGGTGGTCGTTGAGAAGCAGGACGACGGCCGCGACCATGGTCACGGGGTGACACAACCACGCATGCCTCATACCGGGACAGATCGTCCGGGAGACGCGGAGGTTCGGTCACGGTATGACCTGAGTCACATCCGTGACCGAACCGCGCCCTGGAACGGCGAAAGGCCGGGGTCCGCTGGAAGCGAACCCCGGCCTGTCTCGCTGCTACAGGTCAGATGGCACGGACCTGAGAGGCCTGCGGCCCCTTCTGGCCCTGCGTGATCTCGAACTCCACTCGCTGGCCGTCTTCAAGGCTGCGGTAGCCGTTGCCGACGATCTCGGAGAAGTGCACGAACACGTCCGGCGCACCGCCGTCCGGGGCGATGAAGCCGAAGCCCTTCTCGGCGTTGAACCACTTGACGGTTCCCTGAGCCATAAAAGCTCTCCCTCAGGATGTGAATCTATGGGACCCGCACCTCGCGAGTCCCGGTGTGTCGTACAGCAAGCACCCGGGGTGGCTCAGACAATGTCATGCTGGTTTTCACTACGGGATCAGCTAATACAACGCCATCACATCTAACACCATTCTGGCGCGTTGGTGTTCCCGTCCCAGGGAAGATTTCTGGCCGGCCGCATGACCGGGCAAACTGGAACGTGTTATGCAGAGCCTTCCCGCGCCCCGCCTCGTGGCCACCGACCTCGACGGCACCGCCCTGCGCGCCGACGGAACCGTCTCTCCCCGCACGGCCGCGGCGTTCGCCAAGGTCGAGGAGGCGGGGGCCATGCTCGTCTTCGTGACCGGCCGCCCGCCACGCTGGATGAGCGGTGTGGCGAGCGCCACTCGGCACAGAGGCCTGGCCATCTGTGCTAACGGAGCGTTGATCTACGATCTACATACCGAAAGGATAGTCGAATCACGACTTATCACCCCGGAGGTCCTGGCCGAAGTCGTCGCTCAGCTAAGAGCGAACGTGCCCGAGCTCGCATTTTCGGTCGAGTATGAGGGGGGATTTGCGCATGAGTCCGATTTCCCCCTCGGGGGCTGGGACAGCAAGGCCGTGGGCGGGCTGCGGGTGGGCGCGGGCACGCTGACCTCGCAGCCCTGCGCCAAGCTGCTGGCCCTGCACCCCGACATGGACCCCGACAGCCTGCACGCCACCGTGCACGACCTCGTGGGTCACCTGGTGACCGCGACCCACTCCAGCGGCAGAGGGCTGATCGAGATGAGCGCGCACGGTGTGACCAAGGCCACAGCCCTGGCCGTGCTGGCGGAGCGGCACGAGATCAAGCCCGCGCAGGTGGTGGCGTTCGGGGACATGCCCAACGACCTGCCCATGCTGAGTTGGGCAGGCAAGTCGTACGCCGTCGCGAACGCCCATCCCGACGTGCTGGCCGCTGTCGATCACGTGACGGCGGCCAACAACGAGGACGGGGTCGCCCGAGTGCTCGAAGACCTCTTCGGCCGAGCGCCTTACAGGTAGGGGCCCGAACCGCCCGGCGGGCGGTGCTGGTCGTCACCGTGCGGCACGCCGGGCAGCGCCCTGCGCATCTGCTCCAACTGGGCCCGGGCCGCCATCTGCTGCGCGAACAGGGTGGTCTGGATGCCGTGGAACAGCCCTTCGAGCCAGCCCACGAGCTGGGCGTGGGCGATGCGCAACTCGGCGTCGCTCGGCGGCACGCCGTTGTCGTCGGTGAACGGCAGCGACAGCCGCTCCAGCTCGTCGACCAGCTCAGGCGCCAGGCCGTCCTCCAACTCCTTGATGGAGGACTCGTGGATCTCCTTCAGCCGCTTGCGGCTGGCCTCGTCGAGGGGAGCCGCGCGCACCTCCTCCAGAAGCTGCCTGATCATGCTGCCGATCCGCATCACCTTGGCGGGCTGCTCGACCAGGTTGGTGACCGACCGCTCGTCGTCGCCGCTGTCGGCCTTGCCCTGGAAGTCAGGGCCCACCACCACGATGTGGGAGGTGTTGTTGTCCTCAGCATTCATATGTCTCACCGTACTAGCAGGATCTTCCCGATGTGCTCGCCGGAATCGAGCATCCGGTGCGCCTCGGCCGCCTCGGCCATCGGCACCTCCGCGTACACCACCGGACGCAGCGCACCCGCGCTGACCAGCGGCCACACGTTGTCGACGACGCTGCGCACGATCGCGCCCTTCTCGTCGACCGGACGCGCGCGCAGCGTGGTGCCGTGGATGGAGGCGCGCTTGGTCAGCAGGGCGCCCAGGTCGAGCTCCGCCTTCGCACCGCCCTGCAGGCCGATGGTCACCATGCGTCCGCCGGTGTTGAGCGCCCTGATGTTCTGCGCGAGGTACTTGGCGCCGATGATGTCGAGGATGACGTCGGCACTCAACCGGTCGGCGAAATCCTCCTCACGGTAGTTGACGACCTCGTCGGCGCCCAACTCCGTCAGCCGCCGCGCCTTCTCCGCCGACCCCACGGTCGTCACCACCCGCGAGCCGAGCGCCTTGGCGAGCTGGACCGCGAACGTGCCGATGCCGCTCGCCCCGCCGTGCACCAGCAGCGTCTCGCCACGGCGCAGCCTGGCCAGCATGAACACGTTGGACCAGACCGTGCACGCCACCTCGGGCAGCGCGGCGGCCCGCACCGGCGAGACGCCGTCGGGCACCGGCATGAGCTGCTGCCACGGCACGGCCACCCGCTCGGCGTAGCCGCCGCCCGCCAGCAGGGCGCACACCTCGTCGCCCGGCCTGAACCCCTCGACGCCGTCGCCGACCTCCGCGACCACGCCGGAGACCTCCAGCCCCGGGTACGGCGGTGCGCCGGGCGGCGGGTCGTAGAAGCCGCGCCGCTGGTGGACGTCCGCCCTGTTGACCCCGGCCGCCGTCACCTCGATGACGACCTCGCCCTGCTCGGGGCGCGGATCCGGCACCTCGCGCCACTCCAGCACCTCGGGCCCGCCGGGGGCGGTGATGTCGATCGCTCGCATGCAACCACGTTAGCTGGGCAAAGAAGTTGTGGGTTGACTGCGTTCAAGAGAACACATGCCGTTACCCTGCAAGATGTTTGCTGCCCCTTTAGACCCACCCGAGGGGG is drawn from Nonomuraea muscovyensis and contains these coding sequences:
- the serS gene encoding serine--tRNA ligase; its protein translation is MIDLRTLREDPDRLRASQRARGEDDSVVDKLLDLDERRRSALTGFESLRAEQKSLGKSVSRAQGEDKAALLARAKELAAEVRAAEAEAERLGAELDELLQTVPNIVEADAPAGGEDDYVVLETHGEPRTFDFEPKDHLELGELLDAIDMERGAKVSGSRFFFLKGVGARLQLGLLNMAMQHAIAHGFVPMITPVLVKPETMQGTGFHVAHDKEIYRLPEDDLYLVGTSEVSLAGYHAQEILAGDQLPLRYAGWSSCFRREAGSYGKDTRGIIRVHQFDKVEMFSYCRPEEAHEEHQRLLGWEKEMLAAIEVPYRIIDTAAGDLGMSAARKFDCEAWIPTQGRYRELTSTSNCTEFQARRLGVRYRDKDGKPQHLATLNGTLATTRWIVAILENHQQADGSVVVPQALRPYVGLDVLEPAK
- a CDS encoding sialidase family protein, whose translation is MTMVAAVVLLLNDHLLKQAHPGFVTGKLSDVAGLVVAPPLAALLLARRADLAVMLATGALFTLVKTTETGAQAASHLWTLAAGPSRVLADPTDLVALPALALAWWVRRRTLTPAPRPRPAAGGGPVATERWGPGAGRWRAVAGVALAVVAVTASGVYYPPPPVLAVRVEGQRVVVVAGYLAPDGPVQGLVSTDGGRTWSEETVAAPDGTGPVGAPSAACVPYQARRCYRVVPGRVAVEQSDDGGTTWHASWELSQGRIDVLARTHPTTDMTAARSRGLAVQPRPGGHVVVVASDAAGLTVRDVSGDWRHVGWPEFAAPWSADPVEGEREVAYVFALAVLLGALGSGMRRLHPPYMAFALLACGGLYYTTLRGFADHHLGEVRPVALALGAAATLLGVVVCLSLAAAGRARGRALLVGLAGAPLAFAAVYAPFHGWARGTPDSYGIAVAMAACLAVTVPAAVVALVRRQAAAPGPEDYLAGSSTSRPT
- a CDS encoding cold-shock protein codes for the protein MAQGTVKWFNAEKGFGFIAPDGGAPDVFVHFSEIVGNGYRSLEDGQRVEFEITQGQKGPQASQVRAI
- a CDS encoding HAD family hydrolase — protein: MATDLDGTALRADGTVSPRTAAAFAKVEEAGAMLVFVTGRPPRWMSGVASATRHRGLAICANGALIYDLHTERIVESRLITPEVLAEVVAQLRANVPELAFSVEYEGGFAHESDFPLGGWDSKAVGGLRVGAGTLTSQPCAKLLALHPDMDPDSLHATVHDLVGHLVTATHSSGRGLIEMSAHGVTKATALAVLAERHEIKPAQVVAFGDMPNDLPMLSWAGKSYAVANAHPDVLAAVDHVTAANNEDGVARVLEDLFGRAPYR
- a CDS encoding bacterial proteasome activator family protein → MNAEDNNTSHIVVVGPDFQGKADSGDDERSVTNLVEQPAKVMRIGSMIRQLLEEVRAAPLDEASRKRLKEIHESSIKELEDGLAPELVDELERLSLPFTDDNGVPPSDAELRIAHAQLVGWLEGLFHGIQTTLFAQQMAARAQLEQMRRALPGVPHGDDQHRPPGGSGPYL
- a CDS encoding NAD(P)H-quinone oxidoreductase, which gives rise to MRAIDITAPGGPEVLEWREVPDPRPEQGEVVIEVTAAGVNRADVHQRRGFYDPPPGAPPYPGLEVSGVVAEVGDGVEGFRPGDEVCALLAGGGYAERVAVPWQQLMPVPDGVSPVRAAALPEVACTVWSNVFMLARLRRGETLLVHGGASGIGTFAVQLAKALGSRVVTTVGSAEKARRLTELGADEVVNYREEDFADRLSADVILDIIGAKYLAQNIRALNTGGRMVTIGLQGGAKAELDLGALLTKRASIHGTTLRARPVDEKGAIVRSVVDNVWPLVSAGALRPVVYAEVPMAEAAEAHRMLDSGEHIGKILLVR